One genomic segment of Hevea brasiliensis isolate MT/VB/25A 57/8 chromosome 3, ASM3005281v1, whole genome shotgun sequence includes these proteins:
- the LOC110667289 gene encoding probable aquaporin PIP2-2 produces MAKDIEVGGDGSEFHAKDYHDPPPSPLIDAEELTKWSFYRAIIAEFIATLLFLYITVLTVIGYKSQTDPAKNADACGGVGILGIAWAFGGMIFILVYCTAGISGGHINPAVTFGLFLARKVSLVRAVLYVAAQCLGAICGCGLVKAFQKAYYNRYGGGANELADGYSKGTGLGAEIIGTFVLVYTVFSATDPKRNARDSHVPVLAPLPIGFSVFMVHLATIPVTGTGINPARSFGAAVIYNQDKAWDDQWIFWVGPLIGAAIAAFYHQYILRASAAKALGSFRSNSNI; encoded by the exons ATGGCCAAGGACATTGAAGTTGGAGGCGATGGAAGTGAGTTCCATGCCAAGGACTACCATGACCCTCCACCGTCACCATTGATAGATGCTGAGGAGTTGACCAAGTGGTCGTTTTATAGGGCTATAATTGCTGAGTTTATAGCTACCCTCTTGTTTTTATACATCACTGTTTTGACTGTAATTGGTTACAAGAGCCAAACTGACCCTGCCAAGAACGCTGATGCCTGTGGTGGTGTTGGGATTCTTGGCATTGCTTGGGCCTTTGGTGGCATGATCTTCATTCTTGTTTACTGCACTGCTGGCATCTCAG GTGGGCATATAAACCCAGCTGTGACTTTTGGGTTGTTTTTGGCGAGGAAAGTGTCTCTGGTGCGAGCTGTATTGTACGTGGCAGCACAGTGCCTGGGGGCCATATGTGGATGTGGGCTGGTCAAGGCATTCCAAAAGGCTTATTATAATAGGTATGGTGGTGGAGCCAATGAGCTCGCTGATGGTTACAGTAAAGGCACTGGATTGGGAGCTGAGATCATCGGTACTTTTGTTCTTGTCTACACTGTTTTCTCTGCTACTGATCCCAAAAGGAATGCCAGAGACTCCCATGTTCCT GTCTTGGCTCCACTTCCAATTGGATTTTCTGTGTTCATGGTTCACTTGGCCACAATTCCAGTCACTGGCACTGGCATCAACCCAGCTAGGAGCTTTGGAGCTGCTGTGATCTACAACCAGGACAAGGCATGGGATGACCAA tggattttctgggttgGACCTTTGATTGGTGCTGCAATTGCTGCATTTTACCACCAGTATATCTTGAGAGCATCTGCTGCTAAAGCTCTTGGGTCATTCAGGAGCAATTCCAACATATAA
- the LOC110667292 gene encoding V-type proton ATPase subunit G1, with the protein MEAPMSQGGIQHLLSAEQEAQHIVNDARNAKMARLKQAKEEADRTIAEYQVQVEHEFQRKVEGTSGDSSSNVQRLEKETEARISHLKHESARISHDIINMLLKHVTTVKN; encoded by the exons atGGAAGCTCCTATGAGCCAAGGTGGAATTCAGCATTTGCTGTCTGCAGAGCAAGAAGCTCAACACATTGTCAATGATGCTAGAAATG CAAAAATGGCCAGACTAAAACAAGCCAAAGAAGAAGCTGATAGAACGATTGCTGAATATCAAGTCCAAGTGGAGCATGAATTTCAGAGGAAAGTAGAAGGG ACTAGTGGAGATTCAAGTTCTAACGTTCAGCGGCTTGAAAAAGAGACAGAGGCAAGAATTAGTCACTTGAAGCATGAGTCTGCTAGAATATCTCATGACATTATCAACATGCTCCTGAAGCATGTCACAACTGTGAAAAACTAA